The Blastococcus sp. HT6-4 genome window below encodes:
- the fdxA gene encoding ferredoxin → MTYVITQACVDVLDKACIDECPVDCIYEGDRMLYIHPDECVDCGACEPVCPVEAIYYEDDVPDKWKDFYNANVEFFSDLGSPGGAAKTGKIGKDHPLVAALPPQGEDS, encoded by the coding sequence GTGACCTACGTCATCACCCAGGCCTGCGTCGACGTTCTCGACAAGGCGTGCATCGACGAGTGTCCGGTGGACTGCATCTACGAGGGCGACCGGATGCTCTACATCCACCCCGACGAGTGCGTGGACTGCGGCGCCTGCGAGCCGGTCTGCCCGGTGGAGGCCATCTACTACGAGGACGACGTCCCCGACAAGTGGAAGGACTTCTACAACGCCAACGTGGAGTTCTTCTCCGACCTGGGCAGCCCCGGTGGCGCCGCGAAGACCGGCAAGATCGGCAAGGACCACCCGCTGGTGGCCGCGCTGCCGCCGCAGGGCGAAGACTCCTGA
- the dapC gene encoding succinyldiaminopimelate transaminase has product MPAGSSRALPDFPWDSLAGARARAAQHPGGVVDLSIGTPVDGTPAVLRDALAEAADAPGYPTALGTAALRTAAAGWLARRLGVHVADPAGPEPSVVPTVGSKELVALLPTLLGLQGSASTVLVPEIAYPTYEVGAVLAGLAVRRSDEPPADAAGISLVWLNSPGNPHGRVLSDDQLRAWVAWGRAHGVPVVADECYITLGWDVAPRSILHPAVAGDDHTGLLAVHSLSKQSTAAGYRGGLLSGDPALVRRVWEVRRHLGLLVPGPVQAAMAAALDDDAHVDAQRERYRARRERLAAAVRGAGLRIDHSEAGLYLWATRDEDCWLTIDRLAERGVVAAPGSFYGPAGARHVRLALTATDERIDAAVERLTA; this is encoded by the coding sequence GTGCCCGCAGGGTCCTCCCGGGCCCTGCCGGACTTTCCGTGGGACTCCCTCGCCGGGGCGCGGGCGCGCGCCGCCCAGCACCCCGGCGGGGTGGTCGACCTGTCGATCGGCACCCCGGTCGACGGCACCCCGGCCGTGCTGCGCGACGCGCTCGCCGAGGCAGCGGACGCGCCGGGGTACCCGACGGCGCTGGGCACGGCCGCGCTGCGCACGGCGGCCGCGGGCTGGCTGGCCCGTCGGCTGGGCGTCCACGTCGCGGACCCGGCGGGTCCCGAGCCGTCGGTCGTCCCGACGGTCGGCTCCAAGGAGCTCGTCGCCCTGCTGCCGACGCTGCTCGGTCTGCAGGGCAGCGCGAGCACCGTGCTGGTGCCGGAGATCGCCTACCCGACCTACGAGGTCGGCGCCGTGCTGGCCGGCCTGGCGGTGCGCCGGTCGGACGAGCCGCCGGCCGACGCGGCCGGGATATCGCTGGTCTGGCTCAACTCCCCGGGGAACCCGCACGGCCGGGTGCTCTCCGACGACCAGCTGCGCGCCTGGGTCGCGTGGGGCCGCGCCCACGGGGTCCCGGTCGTGGCCGACGAGTGCTACATCACCCTGGGCTGGGACGTGGCGCCCCGGTCGATCCTGCATCCCGCTGTGGCGGGGGACGACCACACCGGGCTGCTCGCCGTGCACTCGCTGTCCAAGCAGTCGACCGCGGCCGGCTACCGGGGCGGGTTGCTCTCCGGTGACCCGGCGCTGGTCCGCCGGGTCTGGGAGGTCCGCCGGCACCTGGGCCTGCTCGTGCCCGGCCCCGTCCAGGCCGCGATGGCCGCCGCGCTGGACGACGACGCGCACGTCGACGCCCAGCGCGAGCGGTACCGGGCGCGCCGGGAGCGCCTGGCCGCCGCCGTCCGCGGGGCCGGGCTGCGGATCGACCACTCCGAGGCCGGGCTCTACCTGTGGGCGACCCGCGACGAGGACTGCTGGCTCACCATCGACCGGCTGGCCGAGCGGGGCGTCGTCGCCGCGCCCGGCAGCTTCTACGGCCCGGCGGGGGCCCGCCACGTCCGGCTGGCGCTGACCGCCACCGACGAGCGGATCGACGCGGCGGTGGAGCGCCTCACCGCCTGA